Proteins co-encoded in one Streptomyces sp. JH34 genomic window:
- a CDS encoding catalase, whose translation MTQEARVTQGPLTTEAGAPVADNQNSETAGPGGPVLVQDQALLEKLAHFNRERIPERVVHARGAGAYGTFTLTRDVSRWTRAKFLSEVGKQTETFLRFSTVAGNLGAADAARDPRGWALKFYTEEGNYDLVGNNTPVFFVRDAIKFPDFIHTQKRDPYTGSQEADNVWDFWGLSPESTHQVTWLFGDRGIPASYRHMNGYGSHTFQWNNEAGEVFWVKYHFKTDQGIKNLTTEEAVRLSGVDPDSHQRDLRESIERGEFPSWTVQVQIMPAAEAAEYRFNPFDLTKVWPHEDYPPVEIGRLELNRNPENVFAEVEQSIFSPAHFVPGIGPSPDKMLQGRLFAYGDAHRYRVGINADHLPVNRPHATEARTNSRDGHLYDGRHKGAKNYEPNSFGGPAQTGRPLWEPVPVTGGTGNHEAPLHAEDDDFVQAGNLYRLMSEDERARLIDNLAGFISKVSRDDIAERAVGNFRQADGDFGKRLEAAVQALRGR comes from the coding sequence ATGACGCAGGAGGCGCGCGTGACTCAGGGACCGCTCACCACGGAGGCCGGCGCTCCGGTGGCCGACAACCAGAACAGCGAGACGGCGGGCCCCGGCGGACCGGTTCTCGTACAGGACCAGGCGCTTCTCGAGAAGCTGGCCCACTTCAACCGCGAGCGCATCCCGGAGCGCGTCGTCCACGCCCGCGGTGCCGGTGCCTACGGCACCTTCACGCTGACCCGGGACGTGTCGCGGTGGACCCGGGCGAAGTTCCTCTCGGAGGTCGGCAAGCAGACCGAGACCTTCCTGCGCTTCTCCACCGTCGCCGGCAACCTCGGCGCCGCCGACGCGGCCAGGGATCCCCGTGGCTGGGCGCTGAAGTTCTACACCGAAGAGGGCAACTACGACCTCGTCGGCAACAACACCCCGGTCTTCTTCGTCAGGGACGCCATCAAGTTCCCCGACTTCATCCACACCCAGAAGCGCGACCCGTACACCGGCTCGCAGGAGGCGGACAACGTCTGGGACTTCTGGGGACTCTCCCCCGAGTCCACGCACCAGGTGACCTGGCTCTTCGGCGACCGCGGCATCCCGGCGTCGTACCGCCACATGAACGGGTACGGCTCGCACACCTTCCAGTGGAACAACGAGGCCGGCGAGGTCTTCTGGGTCAAGTACCACTTCAAGACCGACCAGGGCATCAAGAACCTCACCACCGAGGAGGCCGTCCGCCTCTCGGGTGTCGACCCCGACAGCCACCAGCGCGACCTGCGCGAGTCCATCGAGCGGGGCGAGTTCCCCAGCTGGACCGTGCAGGTGCAGATCATGCCGGCGGCCGAGGCCGCGGAGTACCGCTTCAACCCGTTCGACCTCACCAAGGTGTGGCCGCACGAGGACTACCCGCCGGTCGAGATCGGCAGGCTGGAGCTCAACCGCAACCCGGAGAACGTCTTCGCGGAGGTCGAGCAGTCGATCTTCAGCCCGGCGCACTTCGTCCCCGGTATCGGCCCGTCCCCGGACAAGATGCTCCAGGGTCGTCTCTTCGCGTACGGCGACGCCCACCGCTACCGCGTCGGCATCAACGCCGACCACCTTCCGGTGAACCGCCCGCACGCCACCGAGGCGCGTACCAACAGCCGTGACGGCCACCTGTACGACGGCCGTCACAAGGGCGCCAAGAACTACGAGCCGAACAGCTTCGGAGGCCCTGCCCAGACCGGCCGGCCGCTCTGGGAGCCCGTTCCCGTCACGGGCGGCACGGGCAACCACGAGGCGCCGCTGCACGCTGAGGACGACGACTTCGTGCAGGCCGGGAACCTCTACCGGCTGATGTCCGAGGACGAGAGGGCCAGGCTGATCGACAACCTCGCCGGATTCATCTCCAAGGTCTCGCGCGACGACATCGCCGAGCGCGCGGTCGGCAACTTCCGTCAGGCCGACGGAG
- a CDS encoding Fur family transcriptional regulator, which produces MSDLLERLRGRGWRMTAQRRVVAEVLEGDHVHLTADEVHARAVERLPEISRATVYNTLGEMVSLGEVIEVSTDRRAKRYDPNAHRPHHHLVCGRCGAIRDVHPSGNPMADLPDAERFGFTVSDVEVTYRGICPNCAATA; this is translated from the coding sequence ATGAGTGACCTCCTGGAACGACTTCGTGGACGCGGCTGGCGCATGACGGCCCAGCGGCGCGTGGTGGCCGAGGTTCTCGAGGGGGACCATGTGCACCTGACGGCGGACGAGGTCCACGCGAGGGCCGTCGAGCGACTGCCCGAGATCTCCCGCGCCACCGTGTACAACACGCTGGGCGAGATGGTGTCCCTCGGTGAGGTCATCGAGGTCTCCACCGACCGCCGGGCGAAGCGGTACGACCCGAACGCCCACCGCCCCCATCACCACCTGGTGTGCGGGCGCTGCGGAGCGATCCGGGACGTGCACCCGTCGGGCAACCCGATGGCCGACCTGCCGGACGCCGAGCGCTTCGGCTTCACCGTCTCGGACGTCGAGGTGACCTATCGCGGCATCTGCCCGAACTGCGCCGCCACGGCCTGA